A genomic window from Acinetobacter chinensis includes:
- a CDS encoding excalibur calcium-binding domain-containing protein encodes MKFLLIFVLGFTSVQVFAKKCADFSTQQQAQKWYEQRKNSGQTGWKSLDRDGDGQACDCLPGGNGKKCPKNKRK; translated from the coding sequence ATGAAATTTTTACTCATTTTTGTTTTGGGGTTCACTTCCGTCCAAGTTTTTGCAAAAAAATGTGCTGACTTCTCTACACAGCAGCAGGCTCAAAAGTGGTATGAACAACGGAAAAATTCAGGACAAACGGGCTGGAAAAGTCTAGACCGTGATGGCGATGGTCAGGCATGTGATTGCCTGCCAGGTGGGAATGGGAAGAAGTGCCCGAAGAACAAGAGGAAATAG
- a CDS encoding methylenetetrahydrofolate reductase C-terminal domain-containing protein, which yields MSSLTHYLSQQQFCFLVEYLSSDTTHPVAQEIAGFPALMTLVDRVHSDEDPAPLNVAQRYPSSIEKIIHFAGKDRDIADFEIFLNQAKQQGIQNLLLLTGDKLKQHQYGSAHLKRTRYLESINAVVHAKQKGGFCIGVAFNPFKYAEAERDAQYFKLHKKIKAGADFIITQLGYDLSALKQVKLFLSQQQVQLPILACVMPLNLARARYMVKQQVAGIVITPHMLNILEREKQQGLTERVYIRCALQILICQHLGLAGIHLSACYKKEEQEVLTRHIDQYRDLSLVECEYLWNSLWEIKTGKELIPVLRYYSKPAPSTDILKYQHLHFMHEALFNSRLGSGMGKFIFQQPIWSNKFVARTLLKTEELSKHSVLGCESCGQCRLGETLYICPETCPKGLANGPCGGTILDRCEFGDRECIHSVKARLAKAVEQTEILKNKLIPTVPVEVRGTSSWKNWYLSRQA from the coding sequence ATGTCTTCACTGACCCATTACTTATCCCAACAACAATTCTGTTTTTTAGTCGAATACTTATCTTCAGATACGACCCACCCTGTTGCACAGGAAATAGCTGGTTTTCCTGCACTGATGACCCTGGTAGATCGTGTTCATTCTGATGAAGATCCAGCACCCCTGAATGTAGCGCAACGATACCCTTCCAGTATTGAAAAGATTATTCATTTTGCAGGCAAAGATCGTGACATTGCAGATTTTGAAATTTTTCTCAATCAGGCAAAACAACAAGGCATACAAAATTTATTATTACTCACAGGCGATAAATTAAAACAGCATCAGTATGGATCTGCTCACCTGAAACGAACCCGCTATCTTGAATCTATAAATGCTGTCGTGCATGCCAAGCAAAAAGGCGGTTTTTGTATCGGAGTTGCATTCAACCCATTTAAATATGCAGAAGCTGAGCGGGATGCTCAGTATTTTAAACTTCATAAAAAAATCAAAGCTGGCGCTGACTTTATCATTACTCAACTGGGTTATGACCTTAGCGCACTGAAACAAGTAAAACTGTTTTTAAGTCAGCAGCAAGTTCAGCTTCCCATCCTTGCTTGTGTGATGCCCCTGAACCTGGCACGTGCTAGATATATGGTGAAGCAACAGGTAGCAGGGATTGTGATTACACCGCACATGCTGAATATACTGGAACGGGAAAAACAGCAGGGTTTAACTGAACGGGTTTATATCCGTTGTGCTCTGCAGATACTGATCTGTCAGCATCTGGGTTTAGCAGGCATTCATTTATCTGCATGCTATAAAAAGGAAGAGCAGGAAGTTTTAACCCGACACATTGATCAGTATCGTGATTTGAGTCTGGTTGAATGTGAATATCTATGGAACAGCTTATGGGAGATCAAAACTGGGAAAGAGTTGATTCCTGTACTCCGATATTACTCAAAACCGGCTCCATCAACGGACATATTAAAATATCAGCATTTACATTTTATGCATGAAGCATTATTTAACTCACGTTTAGGATCTGGTATGGGGAAATTTATTTTCCAGCAGCCGATCTGGAGTAATAAATTTGTTGCCAGAACTTTACTTAAAACTGAAGAGTTAAGTAAGCATTCGGTCCTGGGCTGTGAAAGTTGTGGGCAATGCCGCTTAGGGGAAACGTTGTATATATGTCCTGAAACCTGCCCTAAAGGTTTAGCCAATGGGCCTTGCGGCGGGACAATACTTGATCGCTGTGAATTTGGTGACCGGGAATGCATTCACTCAGTAAAAGCCCGTTTAGCAAAAGCAGTGGAACAGACTGAGATTTTAAAAAATAAGCTGATCCCGACTGTACCCGTTGAAGTTCGTGGTACCAGTTCATGGAAAAACTGGTATTTATCCAGACAGGCTTAG
- a CDS encoding epoxyqueuosine reductase QueH, whose product MSNKLERQKLTLPEGHDKLLLHSCCAPCSGEVMETLIESGIDFSIFFYNPNIHPVKEYLIRKEENIRFAEKHNIPFIDCDYDTDNWFARAKGMENEPEKGIRCTMCFDMRFERTALYASEHGFKLISSSLGISRWKDMKQINDCGHRSASNYEGITYWDYNWRKNGGAVRMLEISKKEEFYQQEYCGCVYSLRDTNRWRMSQGRDRIKLGEKFYTNAMDGEN is encoded by the coding sequence ATGTCAAACAAACTTGAACGCCAGAAACTTACTCTCCCAGAAGGTCATGACAAGCTTTTGCTGCATTCCTGCTGCGCACCATGTTCGGGTGAAGTAATGGAAACTCTGATTGAATCTGGTATCGATTTCTCAATTTTCTTCTACAATCCCAATATTCATCCGGTGAAGGAGTACCTTATCCGGAAAGAAGAAAATATCCGATTTGCAGAAAAGCACAACATTCCTTTTATTGACTGCGACTACGATACTGACAACTGGTTTGCACGGGCAAAAGGAATGGAGAATGAACCAGAAAAGGGTATCCGCTGCACCATGTGTTTTGATATGCGATTTGAGCGCACTGCGCTGTACGCTTCTGAACATGGGTTCAAACTGATCAGTAGCTCATTGGGGATTTCCCGTTGGAAAGATATGAAACAGATTAATGATTGTGGTCATCGTTCTGCTTCAAATTATGAGGGCATTACTTACTGGGATTACAATTGGCGTAAAAATGGTGGAGCAGTGAGGATGCTGGAAATCAGTAAAAAAGAAGAATTTTACCAGCAGGAATATTGTGGATGCGTGTATTCACTGCGTGATACCAATCGTTGGCGTATGAGTCAGGGGCGTGATCGTATAAAACTCGGTGAGAAGTTTTATACCAATGCAATGGATGGTGAAAACTAA
- a CDS encoding DUF2171 domain-containing protein, translating into MTTINVENIKSHADVIASCGTKVGEVDHMQGTDQIKLTKHGDGHHHLIPVSWVGEITDSKIVLNKDSQEVKDTWVQI; encoded by the coding sequence ATGACTACTATTAATGTTGAAAATATTAAGAGCCATGCTGATGTTATCGCTTCCTGTGGTACCAAAGTCGGTGAAGTCGACCACATGCAAGGTACAGATCAGATTAAGCTGACAAAGCATGGGGATGGACATCACCACCTGATTCCTGTTTCATGGGTTGGTGAAATCACTGACAGTAAAATTGTACTCAACAAAGACTCACAGGAAGTTAAAGATACATGGGTACAAATTTAA
- a CDS encoding metal-dependent hydrolase, whose protein sequence is MQTERHNIAGRKVSFDFSKSDLIWIPNDNFSSHLINGVNLLLPAGEFWFCRVFNKALPHITDPVLKEDVIGFIRQEAIHANAHVLGQDYLTSHQVDIEKIKELADTLFGTLLSENPLGIKALKRDSLEHPWLVLRVGIIAAIEHFTGILGQWCMDNKSWDEFNSDPVIADLFKWHLAEEVEHRTVSYDLFAHLVPNKYSFYLYRQALMAIVFPLFMYLLIESGRSVAKHDLDIQMQKMVRKSFIRWLFELERVGNTTNNVPSLSFLTASTFRWMSPSFHPIHEGNTEQALAYLNQSPAVKAAKLNEQNKARQLKS, encoded by the coding sequence ATGCAAACTGAACGACACAACATAGCTGGCAGGAAAGTCTCTTTTGATTTTTCTAAATCTGATCTTATCTGGATCCCAAACGACAACTTCTCCTCACATTTGATTAATGGAGTTAATTTACTCCTTCCTGCAGGAGAGTTCTGGTTCTGCCGTGTCTTCAATAAAGCACTTCCTCACATTACAGATCCAGTATTAAAAGAAGATGTTATTGGGTTTATCCGTCAGGAAGCGATTCATGCAAATGCACATGTCTTAGGGCAGGATTATCTGACATCTCATCAGGTCGATATTGAGAAAATCAAAGAATTAGCCGATACATTATTTGGAACATTACTTTCAGAAAATCCTTTAGGCATTAAGGCATTAAAACGTGATTCATTAGAGCATCCGTGGCTGGTGTTACGTGTTGGTATCATTGCTGCCATTGAGCACTTCACAGGGATATTAGGTCAGTGGTGCATGGATAATAAATCCTGGGATGAATTCAATTCAGATCCTGTAATTGCCGATTTGTTCAAATGGCATTTAGCCGAAGAGGTTGAACATCGAACCGTGTCATATGACCTGTTTGCTCATCTTGTTCCCAATAAATATTCGTTTTATCTATACAGACAAGCATTGATGGCAATCGTATTTCCATTATTTATGTATTTGCTCATTGAGTCTGGACGCAGTGTCGCAAAGCATGATCTGGATATTCAAATGCAAAAAATGGTCAGAAAATCATTTATTCGCTGGTTATTTGAATTGGAACGTGTAGGCAATACAACAAATAATGTTCCTTCATTAAGTTTTTTAACTGCATCAACTTTCCGCTGGATGTCTCCTTCATTCCACCCAATACATGAAGGAAATACCGAACAGGCACTGGCATATTTAAACCAGTCACCTGCCGTCAAAGCAGCAAAACTGAATGAGCAAAACAAAGCCAGGCAATTAAAAAGTTAA
- a CDS encoding phytoene desaturase family protein gives MMDRSISQQTKQHWDAIVIGGGIGGLSTAAFLATNGHKTLLLEQYNVVGGCSHVFRRKRQWEFDVGIHYIGDCGEKGQLTTMLNSLGLKDRIQFSLMDASGYDTVITPNHKVKIPYGWDNYLNNLIQAFPQEEKGLRQFIDIISRIGMAIDRSRTPASLWGTTKFAVNAGSASVWAMMPVSKLLDYCRLSTEARTVVSVQFGQYGCIPSRAPVVLHAGLLQNYISGGAWYPLGGGQVLAGNLVEVIEAHGGMVRTQAKVDRILVQNNKVHGVRLEGGEEFTTSTVVSAADIKKTYLNMVGVEHLPSGFIRKVKNYKMSDPFVNVFLGLNTDLREWMPNTNYFSVPTTESLEKTVAILGSEGHSELTTDQWIKRARETLPAFIHSSTVKDPDNKRHAPAGCSTLESMTMVPASREFWTKAAQGQNYSKDNYYLDLKEQLTEIMIQRVEEVMPGIKQHIV, from the coding sequence ATGATGGATAGGTCGATTTCACAACAAACTAAACAGCACTGGGATGCCATCGTTATTGGTGGAGGAATAGGAGGATTATCAACAGCGGCTTTTCTAGCGACTAATGGGCATAAAACATTACTCCTGGAGCAATATAACGTTGTTGGTGGATGTAGCCATGTTTTCCGCCGTAAACGTCAATGGGAGTTCGATGTAGGTATTCATTATATTGGTGATTGTGGCGAGAAAGGGCAACTGACTACGATGCTCAACAGCCTGGGCTTAAAAGACCGGATCCAGTTCTCTTTAATGGATGCGAGTGGTTATGACACTGTGATTACACCTAACCACAAAGTTAAAATACCCTATGGCTGGGATAATTATTTAAATAACTTAATTCAGGCTTTTCCACAGGAAGAAAAGGGTCTCCGTCAATTCATTGACATTATTTCCCGTATAGGTATGGCGATCGACCGTAGCCGTACACCTGCATCATTATGGGGAACCACTAAATTCGCTGTGAATGCTGGCAGTGCATCGGTATGGGCAATGATGCCAGTCAGTAAGCTTCTGGATTATTGTCGACTTAGTACAGAAGCCCGTACAGTCGTATCTGTACAGTTTGGACAGTATGGTTGTATACCTTCGCGTGCGCCTGTTGTTCTACATGCAGGATTACTACAGAACTACATAAGTGGAGGTGCCTGGTATCCTCTAGGTGGTGGGCAGGTTTTAGCAGGTAATCTGGTTGAGGTCATAGAAGCACATGGTGGTATGGTTCGGACACAAGCAAAAGTGGATAGAATTTTAGTCCAGAATAATAAAGTTCATGGTGTCCGCTTAGAAGGTGGTGAAGAATTTACGACCAGTACTGTTGTTTCTGCAGCAGATATAAAAAAAACATATCTGAATATGGTTGGTGTGGAGCATTTGCCTTCGGGATTTATACGTAAAGTAAAGAATTATAAAATGAGCGATCCTTTCGTAAATGTCTTCCTGGGATTAAATACAGATTTAAGAGAGTGGATGCCAAATACAAATTATTTTTCAGTACCAACAACAGAATCTTTAGAAAAAACGGTCGCCATCCTGGGTAGCGAAGGACATAGTGAGCTGACTACAGATCAATGGATTAAAAGAGCGCGTGAAACTTTACCGGCATTTATTCATTCCTCCACGGTTAAAGATCCAGACAATAAGCGTCATGCACCTGCAGGGTGTTCGACTTTGGAAAGCATGACAATGGTACCTGCAAGTCGGGAATTCTGGACAAAAGCAGCACAAGGACAGAATTACAGTAAAGATAATTATTATCTTGATCTGAAAGAGCAACTGACCGAAATCATGATTCAACGTGTTGAAGAAGTGATGCCTGGAATAAAGCAGCATATTGTATAG
- a CDS encoding N-acetylmuramidase family protein, with protein MNKKLIMEQIAAQAAELGIEVAVLRAVIEVECKGSGFNADGTPVILFERHVMRQRLIASKQTEILNEMMIKRPDLCSKTSGGYGLYSAQHGRLNAAAQYHRNSALESASWGIGQVMGYHWAVLGYKSLQTFINAMYKDEASQLEAMCRYIKVNNLINALKSKDWKSFARGYNGIAYAKNSYDIKLENAYKKWEIK; from the coding sequence ATGAACAAAAAATTAATTATGGAACAGATAGCAGCACAAGCTGCTGAGCTTGGTATTGAAGTTGCTGTTTTACGCGCCGTGATAGAAGTGGAGTGTAAAGGTTCGGGTTTCAATGCGGATGGTACGCCTGTCATTTTGTTTGAAAGGCATGTGATGCGTCAGCGTTTGATTGCCAGTAAGCAGACAGAGATCCTGAATGAAATGATGATCAAACGCCCTGATCTGTGTAGCAAAACATCGGGTGGTTATGGACTGTATTCGGCTCAGCATGGACGTTTAAATGCAGCAGCTCAGTACCATCGTAATTCTGCACTTGAATCAGCCAGCTGGGGCATTGGTCAGGTGATGGGTTATCACTGGGCTGTGCTTGGATATAAATCGCTTCAGACATTCATTAATGCAATGTATAAAGACGAAGCTTCACAGCTTGAAGCCATGTGTCGATATATCAAAGTGAATAATCTGATCAATGCTCTGAAGAGTAAGGATTGGAAATCCTTTGCGCGTGGCTACAACGGGATTGCATATGCAAAGAACAGTTATGATATAAAGCTGGAAAATGCTTACAAAAAATGGGAAATAAAGTGA
- a CDS encoding SGNH/GDSL hydrolase family protein, giving the protein MTNEIVKTVQETIQDCQHIQSFNNDEDTEKVITSRLGRQSLTMAGYIRLLMDTGGFEPFQTEAALKTSRPTVAKKAAKAMDTSKIWYWNGTVWIDTGLSEFDKAVSRAQELDDEVIIAASAEADQKAATAVINANKYTDDRVGTSVSSRIIPLAVDAEGYIPVWLEEGALDFADSVVIGKASSGSLIPMAVDRDGNIPVWIKDGKLGFAGLSDEAVELLNRRYLQTKYLTSVVSLRPIVSDGTSLFQWKAKAAKIKTGAAQQLRVAITGDSWTEHSVITGELIKLLRAEYGEAGSGWINLGAERNMLDGITITYSSGWTINDMDNGAAAFPYGCGPDGFTRSSSTAGSKITLGNLSKGNELSVFFGNTGGVFSYSVNGSAETEVTADAAQRLMINLSGTSSVVLTVKSGEICFWGMHMRKTTGAGVEVNKLGNGNCTGRDYLKISPGAQANLSEFIGADVVIIMLGTNDYRRGHSTADFANGIARIINGYRSASPGCACIVVAPAQSSVATPPIPLVDFTEMVFLLAPQIRAEYYNMYDDWAGFESENAQGQWNDNLHVSQAGAYRLAKKIYKSFLEL; this is encoded by the coding sequence ATGACAAACGAAATCGTAAAAACGGTGCAGGAAACAATCCAGGACTGCCAGCATATTCAGAGTTTCAATAATGATGAAGATACTGAAAAAGTGATCACCTCCAGGCTTGGCCGTCAGTCACTGACCATGGCTGGATATATCCGTCTGCTGATGGACACAGGTGGTTTTGAACCGTTTCAGACGGAAGCCGCACTGAAAACCTCCAGACCTACAGTAGCCAAGAAAGCTGCTAAAGCAATGGATACCAGCAAAATCTGGTACTGGAATGGAACGGTCTGGATAGATACGGGGCTGAGTGAGTTTGATAAGGCGGTATCCAGAGCTCAGGAGCTGGATGATGAAGTGATAATTGCAGCATCGGCAGAAGCAGACCAGAAAGCTGCGACCGCTGTAATCAATGCCAATAAATATACGGATGACCGCGTTGGGACATCAGTTTCAAGCCGCATTATTCCATTGGCTGTGGATGCTGAAGGATATATTCCTGTATGGCTTGAAGAAGGTGCTCTGGATTTTGCTGACAGTGTTGTTATCGGAAAAGCATCTTCAGGTTCACTTATTCCTATGGCAGTGGATCGTGATGGAAATATTCCGGTATGGATTAAAGATGGCAAACTGGGTTTTGCAGGGCTGTCTGATGAAGCGGTCGAACTGCTGAACAGACGCTATCTTCAGACCAAATATCTGACCAGTGTCGTCAGTCTCAGACCCATCGTATCAGATGGAACATCACTGTTTCAGTGGAAAGCCAAAGCAGCAAAAATTAAAACCGGTGCAGCTCAGCAACTCCGGGTGGCCATTACCGGTGACAGCTGGACAGAGCACAGTGTGATTACAGGTGAACTGATCAAACTGCTGAGAGCTGAATATGGTGAAGCAGGTTCAGGCTGGATCAATCTGGGAGCTGAGCGGAATATGCTTGATGGCATCACAATCACTTATTCCAGTGGATGGACCATTAACGACATGGACAATGGTGCAGCTGCATTTCCCTATGGCTGTGGTCCCGATGGATTTACCCGATCCAGCAGTACAGCAGGCTCAAAAATTACACTTGGAAATCTGAGTAAAGGAAATGAGCTGAGTGTGTTTTTTGGAAATACGGGTGGTGTGTTCAGTTATTCAGTCAATGGATCCGCTGAGACTGAGGTTACAGCGGATGCTGCACAGAGACTGATGATTAACCTGTCCGGGACTTCATCCGTGGTACTGACCGTGAAAAGTGGTGAAATCTGTTTCTGGGGTATGCACATGCGGAAAACGACAGGGGCAGGTGTCGAAGTCAATAAGCTGGGTAACGGGAACTGTACCGGTCGTGATTATCTGAAAATTTCACCCGGTGCTCAGGCCAATTTATCAGAATTTATTGGTGCTGATGTAGTCATTATCATGCTGGGTACAAATGACTACAGGCGAGGGCATTCAACTGCTGATTTCGCCAATGGTATTGCCCGGATCATCAATGGGTACCGAAGTGCATCACCCGGCTGTGCCTGTATTGTCGTTGCACCGGCACAGTCCAGTGTGGCCACTCCACCAATACCCCTCGTGGATTTCACTGAAATGGTCTTTCTTTTAGCACCACAGATCAGAGCGGAGTACTACAACATGTATGACGACTGGGCAGGCTTTGAATCTGAAAACGCACAGGGTCAGTGGAATGACAACCTGCATGTCAGCCAGGCAGGTGCATACCGCCTTGCAAAGAAAATATATAAATCATTTCTGGAGCTTTAA